One Setaria viridis chromosome 5, Setaria_viridis_v4.0, whole genome shotgun sequence genomic region harbors:
- the LOC117854434 gene encoding palmitoyl-acyl carrier protein thioesterase, chloroplastic — protein MASASSCPVYCPRVFIRCSASDGGGGQGQHRSSSNNAVRVNGAAHRAPLQVGAALETSINRSLAELSAPVLTPPPSTGGGGEECVRQNIPTEKQTVDPFRQALIVEGGVRYQQTVVVRSYEVGPDKTATMETVLNLLQETALNHVWMSGLLGDGFGATHGMIKNNLIWVVSRMHVQVDQYPIWGEVLDIDTWVGSSGKNGMRRDWLIRGRNSGDIFVRATSTWVMMNKETRRLSKMPEEVRGEIAPWFIDRHAIEEEAAEKIIKLDSNAKYVDSDLKPKRSDLDMNHHVNNVKYVRWMLETLPDPFLQQHQLSSIILEYRKECGSSDVVQSICQPDEDSVPPEENVSMVTGPSLLPEIISGHHSLAGALQQWPTKYTHLLQLKAGDKHEEIVRGRTTWKKKSYKAP, from the exons ATGGCCAGTGCCTCGTCGTGTCCCGTCTACTGCCCCCGCGTCTTCATCCGGTGCTCGGCctcggatggcggcggcgggcaggggcagCACAGGAGTAGCAGCAACAATGCCGTCAGGGTAAACGGCGCGGCGCACCGCGCGCCGCTGCAGGTGGGGGCAGCGCTGGAGACATCCATCAACAGGTCGCTCGCCGAGCTGAGCGCGCCGGTGCTGACGCCTCCGCCGTccaccgggggcggcggcgaggagtgcGTCCGGCAGAACATCCCGACGGAGAAGCAGACGGTGGACCCTTTCCGGCAGGCGCTGATCGTGGAGGGCGGGGTACGGTACCAGCAGACGGTGGTGGTGCGGTCGTACGAGGTTGGTCCGGACAAGACGGCCACCATGGAGACCGTGCTGAACCTTCTCCAG GAGACAGCGCTGAACCATGTCTGGATGTCAGGCCTGCTCGGCGACGGCTTCGGTGCCACGCATGGGATGATCAAGAACAACCTCATCTGGGTCGTTTCGAGGATGCACGTACAAGTCGATCAGTACCCGATCTG GGGAGAGGTGCTGGACATCGACACGTGGGTTGGCTCGTCGGGGAAGAATGGCATGCGGCGCGACTGGCTCATCCGCGGCCGCAACTCGGGTGACATCTTCGTCCGAGCAACCAG TACGTGGGTGATGATGAACAAGGAGACGAGGAGGCTGTCCAAGATGCCGGAGGAGGTCCGGGGCGAGATCGCGCCGTGGTTCATCGACCGGCATGCcatcgaggaggaggccgccgagaAGATCATCAAGCTCGACAGCAACGCCAAGTATGTCGATTCCGACCTCAAG CCGAAGCGAAGTGATCTGGATATGAACCACCACGTAAACAATGTAAAATACGTGAGGTGGATGCTTGAG ACTCTTCCTGATCCCTTCCTGCAACAGCACCAGCTTAGCAGCATCATCCTGGAGTACAGGAAGGAATGTGGGAGCTCAGATGTTGTGCAGTCAATTTGCCAACCTGATGAAGACTCAGTTCCACCAGAGGAAAATGTCAGCATGGTCACTGGGCCTTCACTTTTGCCAGAgataatcagtggccaccacAGCTTGGCAGGTGCACTCCAACAATGGCCAACGAAATACACGCATCTTCTGCAACTGAAAGCAGGTGATAAGCATGAGGAGATTGTGCGAGGGAGAACTACGTGGAAGAAAAAATCATATAAAGCCCCATAA
- the LOC140220155 gene encoding pentatricopeptide repeat-containing protein At3g49710-like → MTLICARGLGAAAAEAEFVALLTAAAAAGDLLSGASLHTRYAKAHIPPTTFLANHLLLFCSRLALPALARRLFDEMPLPNVFSHNALLAAHARNPRLALELFGRIPDPDVSPPSRRLLPRTRCVYYRPCAAGALLLTASLNSLMSGYGKGRLLEEVERVFADMGGSVHNHVSWNCMIAVYGQHGHGRKAMELFQGMARQGFTADACTLASVLSAFATAKDMVAGTGLHCRLIKSKFTRDPHVASGLVDLYAKCGSVQDAWKAFSEVDKPDLVLWNTLISGYSLHEDFSEEALLSFRAMQRAGFCPDDCSFVCVTSACSNISSPSQGQQQHGLVIKSDIRSNKISVHNAMITLYSRCGNVNEAKMLFDRMTERNTVSYNSIIAGLAQHGHTAEALKFFEGMLNSEFEPTGITFISVLSACAHTGKVDEGWDYFNSMKQKYDIEPCEEHYSCMIDLLARAKKFEEAEELIMKMPFSLSSVGWTSLLGACRTHGNMELGARAAKEILHLSPSNASAPVMLSNMYASAGKWEETAKIRKLMRDQGIRKKPGCSWIELGRAVHIFVANEVSHPRIKEVHRFLEVMSGKMRLAGYVPDVRWALAKDQAAEGEMRLRHHSEKLAVAFGRSLSEMHTGSIALVMEAAVVENIGENFTRDKVCCMRNEVFLELAWSCQNYFSFLILVALQSEDEFGGHCTLSSA, encoded by the exons ATGACCCTTATCTGCGCCCGCGGcctgggcgcggcggcggccgaggccgaATTCGTGGCCCTCctcacggccgccgcggccgccggtgaCCTGCTCTCCGGCGCCTCCCTGCACACGCGGTACGCTAAAGCGCACATCCCGCCCACCACCTTCCTCGCCAACCACCTGCTCCTCTTCTGCTCTCGGCTCGCGCTCCCggcgctcgcccgccgcctgttcgacgaaatgccgcTCCCCAACGTCTTCTCCCACaacgcgctcctcgccgcgcacGCGCGCAACCCGCGCCTCGCCTTGGAGCTCTTCGGGCGCATCCCCGACCCGGACGTCTCGCCGCCTTCGCGTCGGCTCTTGCCGCGGACGCGCTGCGTCTACTATCGACCATGCGCCGCGGGGGCCTTGTTGTTGACGGCTTCACT GAACTCACTGATGAGTGGCTATGGCAAGGGAAGGCTCTTGGAAGAGGTTGAAAGGGTGTTCGCTGATATGGGTGGCAGCGTGCATAATCATGTGTCATGGAACTGCATGATTGCTGTGTATGGTCAGCACGGACATGGCCGCAAGGCTATGGAGCTGTTCCAGGGCATGGCCAGGCAGGGGTTCACTGCTGACGCTTGCACTCTGGCCAGCGTGCTATCAGCCTTTGCCACAGCAAAGGACATGGTTGCTGGAACGGGACTCCACTGCAGGCTGATCAAGAGTAAGTTCACTCGTGATCCACATGTAGCAAGTGGCCTTGTTGATTTGTATGCCAAATGTGGTAGTGTTCAGGATGCGTGGAAGGCATTCAGTGAGGTTGACAAGCCTGATCTGGTGCTATGGAACACACTTATATCTGGGTACTCGTTGCATGAGGATTTCTCCGAGGAAGCACTCCTTTCCTTCCGCGCAATGCAAAGAGCTGGGTTCTGCCCAGATGATTGCAGCTTTGTCTGTGTGACCAGTGCCTGCTCCAACATATCATCACCATCACAAGGGCAGCAGCAACATGGATTGGTGATAAAGTCCGATATACGGAGCAACAAGATTTCTGTTCATAATGCAATGATCACACTGTATTCGAGATGTGGAAATGTGAACGAGGCCAAGATGTTGTTTGATAGGATGACAGAAAGGAATACTGTGTCGTATAATTCAATAATCGCAGGCCTTGCACAACATGGACATACTGCCGAAGCACTCAAGTTCTTTGAAGGCATGCTTAATTCAGAATTTGAACCGACAGGAATAACCTTCATTTCAGTGTTGTCAGCATGTGCTCACACTGGAAAAGTCGATGAAGGATGGGACTATTTCAACTCAATGAAGCAGAAATATGACATTGAGCCTTGTGAAGAGCACTACTCTTGCATGATCGACCTACTTGCCCGTGCTAAGAAGTTCGAGGAAGCTGAAGAGCTTATAATGAAAATGCCTTTTAGCCTCAGCTCAGTTGGTTGGACTTCCTTGCTTGGTGCTTGCAGGACACATGGAAACATGGAGCTTGGAGCAAGAGCAGCCAAAGAGATTCTTCATTTGAGTCCTTCCAATGCATCAGCACCTGTCATGCTCTCAAATATGTATGCTAGTGCTGGTAAGTGGGAAGAGACTGCAAAAATAAGGAAGCTCATGAGAGATCAGGGCATTAGAAAAAAGCCTGGCTGCAGTTGGATAGAGCTAGGTAGAGCAGTTCATATATTTGTTGCCAATGAAGTTTCACATCCTAGAATCAAAGAGGTACACAGATTCTTGGAGGTGATGTCAGGGAAAATGAGGCTTGCAGGGTATGTGCCAGATGTAAGATGGGCTTTGGCAAAGGATCAGGCAGCAGAAGGGGAGATGAGGTTGAGGCATCATAGCGAGAAGCTTGCTGTGGCCTTTG GGAGATCACTGTCAGAGATGCACACCGGTTCCATTGCTTTAGTGATGGAAGCTGCTGTTGTGGAGAATATTGGTGAAAACTTCACTCGT GATAAGGTATGTTGCATGAGGAATGAAGTGTTCCTGGAGTTGGCATGGAGCTGTCAGAATTACTTCAGCTTTCTTATTCTAGTTGCTCTCCAGAGTGAAGATGAGTTTGGTGGACATTGCACCCTCTCATCAGCGTAA